A region from the Sorex araneus isolate mSorAra2 chromosome 6, mSorAra2.pri, whole genome shotgun sequence genome encodes:
- the SYT12 gene encoding synaptotagmin-12, whose product MTVDVAEYHLSVIRSPPGWEVGVYAAGALALLGITAVSLWRLWSSGSFPSPSPFPNYDYRYLQQKYGETYAEARQKRVPGWTSRAPSRKGSLSVEDTFESMGELGPLELMGRGLELAPEGTLRKSQSADSLNSVSSVSNTFGQDFTLGQVEVSLDYVAASHALRVAVLQGKDLLEREDAAFQSCFVRVSLLPDEQIVGISRIQRSAYSIFFDEKFSIPLDPGALEEKSLRFSVFGIDEDERNVSTGVVELKLSVLDLPLQPFSGWLYLQDQNKAADAVGEILLSLSYLPTAERLTVVVVKAKNLVWTNDKPTADPFVKVYLLQDGRKMSKKKTAVKRDDPNPVFNEAMIFSVPAIVLQDLSLRVTVAENSSDGRGENVGHVIIGPSASGMGTTHWNQMLATLRRPVSMWHSVRRN is encoded by the exons ATGACCGTGGACGTGGCTGAATACCACCTGAGCG TCATCAGGAGCCCCCCGGGCTGGGAGGTGGGTGTCTACGCCGCGGGCGCCCTGGCGCTGCTGGGCATCACCGCCGTGAGCCTGTGGAGACTCTGGAGCTCGGGGagcttccccagcccctccccgttCCCCAACTACGACTACCGCTACCTGCAGCAGAAGTACGGGGAGACCTACGCGGAGGCCAGGCAGAAG AGAGTGCCTGGCTGGACCTCGAGGGCGCCCAGCCGCAAGGGCAGCCTGAGCGTGGAGGACACGTTCGAGAGCATGGGCGAGCTGGGGCCGCTGGAGCTGATGGGCCGCGGGCTGGAGCTGGCGCCCGAGGGGACGCTGCGCAAGTCGCAGTCGGCCGACTCGCTCAACTCCGTGTCGTCCGTGAGCAACACGTTCGGGCAGGACTTCACGCTGGGCCAGGTGGAGGTGAGCCTGGACTACGTGGCCGCCTCGCACGCGCTGCGCGTGGCCGTGCTGCAGGGCAAGGACCTGCTGGAGCGCGAGGACGCCGCCTTCCAGTCCTGCTTCGTGCGCGTCAGCCTGCTCCCCGACGAGCAGATCGTCGGCATCTCGCGG ATCCAGCGGAGTGCCTACTCCATCTTCTTTGATGAGAAGTTCTCCATCCCGCTGGACCCCGGCGCCCTGGAGGAGAAGAGCCTGCGCTTCTCCGTGTTCGGCATCGACGAGGACGAGCGGAACGTCAGCACGGGGGTGGTGGAGCTCAAGCTCTCCGTCCTCGACCTCCCGCTGCAGCCCTTCAGCGGCTGGCTCTACTTACAGGACCAGAACAAG GCAGCTGACGCGGTGGGCGAGATCCTGCTTTCTCTCAGCTACCTGCCCACGGCCGAGCGCCTCactgtggtggtggtgaaggcCAAGAACCTCGTCTGGACCAACGACAAGCCCACAGCGG ACCCCTTCGTCAAGGTGTACCTGCTGCAGGATGggagaaagatgagcaagaagaAGACGGCTGTGAAGAGGGACGACCCCAACCCCGTGTTCAACGAAGCCATGATCTTCTCGGTCCCAGCCATCGTGCTCCAG GATCTGTCCCTCCGTGTGACGGTGGCTGAGAACAGCAGCGACGGCCGTGGAGAAAACGTGGGTCACGTCATCATCGGGCCATCTGCCAGCGGCATGGGCACCACGCACTGGAACCAGATGCTGGCCACGCTGCGCCGGCCCGTGTCCATGTGGCACTCTGTCCGGCGAAACTAG